In Pseudomonas fluorescens, the following are encoded in one genomic region:
- a CDS encoding 2-hydroxyacid dehydrogenase, whose translation MRTILFSSQNYDRDSFLAAEQPAGIELQFQPARLSLDTVELAQGYEAVCAFINDDLGAAVLERLAAGGTRLIALRSAGYNHVDLPTAKRLGLAIVRVPAYSPHAVAEHAVALILALNRRLPRACNRTRDGDFRLQGLTGFDLVGKTVGVVGTGQIGATFAKIMNGFGCRLLAYDPCPNPQVEALGARYLSLPQLLAESQIISLHCPLNEQSKHLINRQSLAHMQPGAMLINTGRGGLVDTPALIDALKDGRLGYLGLDVYEEEAQLFFEDRSDLPLQDDVLARLLTFPNVIVTAHQAFLTREALDAIAATTLRNIAAWTAGTPENQVTGD comes from the coding sequence ATGCGTACGATTCTTTTCAGCAGCCAGAACTACGACCGCGACAGTTTTCTCGCTGCCGAACAACCGGCCGGCATCGAGCTGCAATTTCAGCCTGCGCGCCTGAGCCTCGACACAGTGGAGCTCGCCCAGGGGTATGAAGCGGTCTGCGCGTTCATCAATGATGACCTCGGCGCGGCGGTACTCGAACGCCTGGCCGCTGGCGGAACACGCCTGATCGCCCTGCGCTCGGCCGGTTACAACCATGTCGACTTGCCGACTGCAAAACGCCTGGGACTGGCCATCGTGCGCGTCCCGGCCTATTCGCCCCACGCGGTGGCCGAACATGCAGTGGCGCTGATCCTCGCACTCAACCGCCGCTTGCCCCGAGCCTGTAACCGCACCCGCGATGGGGATTTCAGGCTGCAGGGGCTGACCGGTTTCGATCTGGTGGGCAAGACCGTCGGTGTGGTCGGCACCGGTCAGATTGGCGCCACCTTCGCCAAAATCATGAACGGTTTCGGCTGCAGGCTACTGGCCTACGACCCCTGCCCCAACCCGCAGGTCGAAGCCCTCGGCGCGCGCTACCTGAGCCTGCCACAGCTGCTGGCCGAATCGCAGATCATCAGCCTGCACTGCCCGCTCAACGAGCAGAGCAAGCACTTGATCAACCGCCAATCCCTGGCGCACATGCAACCGGGCGCGATGCTGATCAATACCGGGCGTGGCGGCCTTGTGGACACCCCGGCGCTGATCGATGCCTTGAAAGACGGTCGCCTGGGTTACCTGGGGCTGGATGTGTATGAGGAAGAGGCACAGTTGTTCTTCGAAGACCGCTCCGACCTGCCGCTGCAAGACGATGTGCTGGCACGGCTGCTGACCTTCCCCAATGTGATCGTCACCGCGCACCAGGCCTTCCTGACCCGCGAAGCGCTGGACGCGATTGCCGCCACCACATTGCGCAACATTGCAGCCTGGACGGCGGGCACACCGGAAAACCAGGTGACGGGAGACTGA
- a CDS encoding META domain-containing protein: MKRLALSAMVGASLLGCAAEPVQLQQNRSYILEWIGERPLMDYSHLTITLGEDGRAYGNGGCNHWFAPYALEGHKLTFGKIGSTRKLCAPALMEQEKRFLQALENVQRWDVSPIEQMRFWPAEGKPLRWWLEEG; encoded by the coding sequence ATGAAACGCCTCGCTCTGAGCGCCATGGTCGGCGCCAGCCTGCTGGGCTGCGCCGCCGAGCCGGTGCAACTGCAACAGAACCGCAGCTACATTCTGGAGTGGATCGGCGAGCGGCCGTTGATGGACTACAGCCACCTGACCATCACCCTCGGCGAAGACGGCCGGGCCTACGGCAATGGCGGCTGCAACCACTGGTTCGCGCCGTACGCCCTCGAAGGCCACAAGCTGACCTTCGGCAAAATCGGCAGCACCCGCAAACTGTGTGCGCCGGCGCTGATGGAACAGGAAAAACGCTTCCTCCAGGCGCTGGAAAATGTCCAGCGCTGGGACGTCTCCCCGATCGAGCAGATGCGCTTCTGGCCAGCCGAAGGCAAGCCGCTGCGTTGGTGGCTTGAGGAGGGTTGA
- a CDS encoding TlpA disulfide reductase family protein, giving the protein MTRRLAAALTLIGALMLGGCGNDYGIDQDGHKIASDRLDGKWLVLNYWAEWCGPCRTEIPELNTLAEQLKDKKIGVFGVNFDNVQGQELKGASEKLGIRFTVLAQDPSELFELPRSEALPVTYIIDNKGKVREQLMGEQTAAGVMAKLEALQAKN; this is encoded by the coding sequence ATGACAAGGCGACTGGCAGCAGCATTGACGCTCATCGGAGCGTTGATGCTGGGGGGCTGCGGTAATGACTATGGCATCGACCAGGACGGTCATAAAATCGCCTCTGACCGCCTGGACGGCAAATGGCTGGTGCTCAACTACTGGGCAGAATGGTGCGGGCCTTGCCGTACCGAGATCCCGGAATTGAACACCCTGGCCGAGCAGCTCAAGGACAAGAAAATCGGTGTGTTCGGAGTCAACTTCGATAATGTCCAGGGGCAAGAGCTGAAGGGCGCGAGCGAGAAACTGGGGATCAGGTTCACCGTGCTGGCACAGGACCCTTCCGAGCTGTTCGAGCTGCCGCGCAGTGAGGCGTTGCCGGTGACGTACATCATCGATAACAAGGGCAAGGTGCGTGAGCAGTTGATGGGGGAACAGACGGCGGCGGGGGTGATGGCGAAGCTTGAGGCGTTGCAAGCTAAAAATTAA
- the arsC gene encoding arsenate reductase (glutaredoxin) (This arsenate reductase requires both glutathione and glutaredoxin to convert arsenate to arsenite, after which the efflux transporter formed by ArsA and ArsB can extrude the arsenite from the cell, providing resistance.), which produces MTDLTLYHNPRCSKSRGALELLEARGLTPTVVRYLETPLDAAQIQSLLGKLGINARQLLRTGEDEYKTLDLADSSLSEAQLIAAIATHPKLMERPILEVSDKAIIGRPPEQILELLP; this is translated from the coding sequence ATGACCGATCTGACGCTTTATCACAACCCGCGCTGCTCGAAATCCCGCGGTGCGCTCGAACTGCTTGAAGCCCGCGGCCTGACGCCGACCGTGGTCCGTTACCTGGAAACCCCGCTGGACGCCGCGCAGATCCAGAGCCTGCTGGGCAAACTCGGGATCAACGCCCGGCAATTGCTGCGCACCGGCGAGGACGAGTACAAGACCCTCGACCTGGCTGACAGCAGCCTGAGCGAAGCGCAATTGATCGCCGCCATCGCCACCCACCCGAAACTGATGGAACGACCGATTCTCGAAGTCAGCGACAAGGCCATCATCGGCCGTCCACCGGAGCAGATCCTGGAACTGTTGCCATGA
- the wrbA gene encoding NAD(P)H:quinone oxidoreductase, producing MSAPYILVLYYSRSGSTNEMARQIARGVEQAGLEARLRTVPAISSECEAVSPEIPDEGALYASLDDLKNCAGLALGSPTRFGNMAAPLKYFLDGTSNLWLTGALVGKPAGVFTSTASLHGGQETTLLSMMLPLLHHGMLITGLPYSESALLETQGGGTPYGASHHAGADGKSGLDAHEVALCRALGMRLAKTAQKLES from the coding sequence ATGAGTGCACCGTACATTCTGGTTCTGTACTACAGCCGCAGCGGCTCGACCAACGAAATGGCCCGGCAGATTGCCCGTGGCGTCGAACAGGCCGGGCTTGAGGCCCGCCTGCGCACGGTGCCGGCGATTTCCAGCGAGTGCGAAGCCGTTTCGCCGGAGATTCCCGACGAAGGTGCGCTGTATGCCAGCCTCGACGACCTGAAGAACTGCGCCGGCCTGGCGCTCGGCAGCCCGACCCGCTTCGGCAACATGGCGGCACCACTGAAATATTTCCTCGACGGTACCAGCAACCTGTGGCTGACCGGCGCCCTGGTGGGCAAACCGGCGGGCGTGTTCACCTCCACCGCGAGCCTGCACGGCGGCCAGGAAACCACGCTGCTGTCGATGATGCTGCCGTTGCTGCACCACGGCATGCTGATCACCGGCCTGCCCTACAGCGAGTCGGCACTGCTGGAAACCCAGGGCGGCGGAACGCCATACGGCGCCAGCCACCATGCCGGTGCCGACGGAAAAAGCGGTCTGGATGCCCATGAAGTGGCGCTGTGCCGCGCGCTGGGTATGCGCCTGGCCAAGACTGCACAGAAACTGGAGAGCTGA
- a CDS encoding DUF2069 domain-containing protein, whose protein sequence is MAKKPKILPALEWLEPRVKAMRAISLLCFFGLVGLLCVYYLAIADLHGARPWVILLIELVPLLILAPGMIIGSPRGHSWMCFVVNLYFIKGALAAYDPNRQIFGLLEMGASLAVFCSALLYVRWRYQLNRKLAGEGEISVA, encoded by the coding sequence GTGGCCAAGAAACCGAAGATTCTGCCCGCCCTCGAATGGCTCGAACCACGCGTCAAGGCGATGCGCGCCATCAGCCTGCTGTGCTTTTTCGGCCTGGTGGGTTTGCTGTGTGTTTACTACCTGGCGATTGCCGACCTGCATGGGGCACGCCCCTGGGTGATCCTGTTGATCGAACTGGTGCCACTGCTGATTCTGGCACCGGGGATGATCATCGGCAGCCCTCGCGGGCATTCGTGGATGTGCTTTGTGGTGAACCTGTACTTCATCAAGGGCGCATTGGCGGCCTATGACCCGAACCGACAAATCTTTGGTTTGCTGGAGATGGGCGCGAGTTTGGCGGTGTTCTGTTCAGCGTTGCTGTATGTGCGCTGGCGGTATCAGCTGAATCGCAAGCTGGCGGGTGAAGGCGAAATCTCTGTCGCCTGA
- a CDS encoding DNA-3-methyladenine glycosylase I, producing MRDYKWLNEYCLNRFGSAAELEAHLPVPKTPAQLRKISDDRYLSMMALRVFRAGLKHSLVDAKWPAFEEVFFQFDPEKVVLMSAEHLERLMQDTRIIRHLGKLKSVPRNAQFILDVAHEKGSFGALIADWPVTDIVGLWTFLKKRGHQLGGLSAPRFLRMIGKDTFVPSYDVVAALNAQDVIDKVPSSLRDLALVQDVFNQWHEESGGRPMSQISMMLAYTVNH from the coding sequence ATGCGCGATTACAAGTGGCTCAATGAATACTGTCTGAACCGCTTCGGATCGGCGGCTGAACTGGAAGCCCATCTGCCCGTTCCCAAAACCCCGGCGCAACTGCGCAAGATCAGCGACGATCGCTACCTCTCGATGATGGCGCTACGGGTATTCCGCGCCGGGCTCAAGCACAGCCTGGTGGATGCCAAGTGGCCTGCCTTCGAAGAAGTGTTCTTCCAGTTCGACCCGGAAAAAGTCGTGCTGATGAGTGCCGAGCACCTGGAGCGCCTGATGCAGGACACGCGGATCATCCGTCACCTGGGCAAGCTCAAGAGTGTGCCGCGCAATGCGCAGTTCATACTGGACGTGGCTCATGAAAAGGGCAGCTTCGGTGCGCTGATCGCCGATTGGCCGGTGACCGATATCGTCGGGCTTTGGACTTTCCTGAAAAAACGCGGACATCAGTTGGGCGGGCTGTCAGCCCCGCGCTTCCTGCGCATGATCGGCAAGGACACCTTTGTACCGAGCTATGACGTGGTGGCGGCGCTGAATGCGCAGGACGTCATCGACAAGGTGCCGAGCAGTCTGCGCGACCTGGCGTTGGTGCAGGACGTGTTCAACCAGTGGCATGAGGAAAGTGGCGGGCGGCCGATGAGCCAGATTTCGATGATGCTGGCTTACACAGTGAATCATTGA
- the ttcA gene encoding tRNA 2-thiocytidine(32) synthetase TtcA has protein sequence MGTLTVNQNKLQKRLRRLAGEAVADFNMIEDGDKVMVCLSGGKDSYTMLDVLMHLQKVAPIKFEIVAVNMDQKQPGFPEHVLPAYLKELGIEYHIVEKDTYSVVKELIPEGKTTCSLCSRLRRGTLYTFADEIGATKMALGHHRDDIVETFFLNMFFNGSLKAMPPKLRADDGRNVVIRPLAYCNEKDIQAYSDFKQFPIIPCNLCGSQENLQRQVVKEMLLDWERKTPGRTESIFRSLQNVIPSQLADRNLFDFTSLKIDESAASRFVNVVNL, from the coding sequence ATGGGCACTCTCACGGTCAACCAGAACAAACTGCAAAAGCGCCTTCGCCGACTGGCCGGTGAGGCGGTTGCCGATTTCAACATGATTGAAGACGGCGACAAGGTCATGGTCTGCCTGTCCGGTGGCAAGGACAGCTACACCATGCTCGATGTGCTGATGCACTTGCAGAAGGTCGCGCCGATCAAGTTCGAGATCGTGGCCGTGAACATGGACCAGAAGCAACCGGGTTTCCCGGAGCACGTGCTGCCGGCCTACCTCAAGGAACTGGGGATCGAGTACCACATCGTCGAGAAAGACACTTACTCGGTGGTCAAGGAACTGATTCCGGAAGGCAAGACCACCTGCTCGCTGTGCTCGCGCCTGCGTCGCGGCACGCTCTACACCTTCGCCGACGAAATCGGCGCGACCAAGATGGCCCTCGGTCACCATCGCGACGACATCGTCGAAACGTTCTTCCTGAACATGTTCTTCAATGGTTCGCTCAAGGCCATGCCCCCGAAGCTGCGCGCCGACGATGGTCGCAACGTGGTGATCCGCCCGCTGGCCTACTGCAATGAAAAAGACATTCAGGCCTATTCGGACTTCAAGCAATTCCCGATCATTCCGTGCAACCTCTGTGGTTCCCAGGAGAACCTGCAGCGTCAGGTGGTCAAGGAAATGCTGCTGGACTGGGAGCGCAAGACCCCGGGCCGTACCGAGAGCATTTTCCGCAGCCTGCAGAACGTGATCCCGTCGCAACTGGCGGATCGCAATCTGTTTGACTTCACCAGCCTGAAGATCGACGAATCAGCGGCCTCGCGGTTCGTCAACGTCGTCAACCTCTAA
- a CDS encoding Yip1 family protein: protein MIHHVVGLFTHPDQEWKEIRGDQEESISHMYLTHTLILAAIPAVSAFIGTTQVGWVIGNRAPVMLTVESAIWMTVMSYLAMLGGVAVMGAFIHWMARTYDANPSLARCIAFATYTATPLFIGGLAALYPHLWLGMIVGTAAICYTVYLLYVGLPTFMNIPSDEGFLFSSSVLAVGLVVLVAIMAFTVIVWGLGVGPVYTS from the coding sequence ATGATCCATCACGTAGTGGGGCTCTTCACCCACCCTGACCAAGAATGGAAAGAAATCCGTGGCGACCAGGAGGAAAGCATCAGCCACATGTACCTCACCCATACACTGATCCTGGCGGCGATCCCCGCCGTGTCTGCCTTTATTGGCACCACACAGGTCGGCTGGGTCATCGGCAATCGGGCTCCCGTGATGCTGACCGTAGAAAGCGCGATATGGATGACGGTCATGTCCTACCTGGCGATGCTCGGTGGTGTCGCGGTAATGGGCGCATTCATCCACTGGATGGCCCGCACCTATGACGCCAACCCAAGCCTCGCCCGCTGCATTGCGTTTGCAACCTACACCGCTACACCGCTGTTCATCGGCGGCCTCGCCGCCTTGTACCCGCACTTGTGGCTGGGGATGATCGTCGGCACCGCCGCCATCTGCTACACGGTGTATTTGCTGTACGTGGGCTTACCGACGTTCATGAACATTCCATCTGACGAGGGCTTCCTGTTTTCAAGTTCGGTGCTCGCCGTAGGCCTGGTGGTGCTGGTCGCCATCATGGCATTCACTGTAATTGTCTGGGGACTCGGCGTGGGCCCGGTCTACACCAGTTAG
- a CDS encoding SprT family zinc-dependent metalloprotease, with protein sequence MPEQLNTRVEDCFQLAESFFKRPFKRPVVSLKLRGQKAGVAHLHENLLRFNPQLYRENTEDFLKQTVAHEVAHLIAHQLFGDRIQPHGEEWQLIMRGVYELPPNRCHTYDIKRRSVTRYIYKCPCADSDFPFSAQRHGLVRQGRRYLCRRCRNTLVFSGEMRVE encoded by the coding sequence ATGCCTGAGCAACTCAATACCCGCGTCGAAGACTGCTTCCAACTAGCCGAATCCTTTTTCAAACGACCTTTCAAGCGCCCCGTGGTGAGCCTCAAGCTGCGCGGGCAAAAAGCCGGTGTCGCGCATTTGCACGAGAACCTGCTGCGCTTCAACCCGCAGCTGTACCGGGAAAACACCGAAGATTTCCTCAAGCAGACCGTGGCCCATGAAGTCGCGCACCTGATCGCCCACCAGCTGTTCGGCGACCGCATCCAGCCCCATGGTGAAGAGTGGCAATTGATCATGCGCGGCGTGTACGAACTGCCGCCCAACCGCTGCCACACCTATGACATCAAACGCCGCAGCGTGACCCGCTACATCTACAAGTGCCCGTGCGCCGACAGCGACTTCCCGTTCTCGGCGCAGCGCCACGGCCTGGTTCGGCAGGGACGGCGGTATTTGTGCCGGCGGTGTCGCAATACCCTGGTGTTCAGTGGGGAGATGCGGGTCGAGTAG
- a CDS encoding CaiB/BaiF CoA-transferase family protein — protein MLGPLASLKVLDFSTLLPGPFASLLLADMGAEVLRIESPTRMDLLRVLPPHDQGVSASHAYLNRNKRSLALDLKQPEALEVIRSLLQDYDILLEQFRPGVMERLGLGYEALKAINPQLIYVSITGYGQTGPYKDRAGHDINYLALSGLASYTGRTDSGPLPLGMQVADVAGGSLHGVIGLLAAVIARQQTGQGQHLDVSMTDCAFSLNAMAGAGYLACGVEPGPENQVLNGGSFYDYYRSRDGRWLSVGSLEPAFMKQLCTALGLEELASLGLSPHPAHQKQLKDALRVEFEKHDFADLRALFAELDACVEPVLSLGEALCHPQLQARELVTDVPRGDGSSQAQMACPLKFSQGLPEPRHIGVALGQHTDQVLGELGFSTQRIEELRRSKVIL, from the coding sequence ATGCTCGGTCCACTGGCATCACTCAAGGTTCTGGATTTCTCGACACTGCTGCCGGGGCCGTTCGCCTCGTTGCTGCTGGCGGACATGGGCGCCGAGGTGCTGCGCATCGAATCACCGACCCGCATGGATCTGCTGCGGGTGTTGCCGCCCCACGATCAAGGCGTGTCAGCCAGTCATGCCTACCTCAACCGCAACAAGCGCAGCCTCGCCCTGGATCTCAAGCAGCCTGAGGCGCTGGAGGTGATCAGGTCGTTGCTGCAGGACTACGACATCTTGCTCGAGCAGTTCCGTCCGGGTGTCATGGAACGTCTGGGCCTGGGTTACGAAGCCCTGAAGGCGATCAATCCCCAATTGATTTATGTGTCGATCACCGGCTACGGTCAGACCGGTCCCTACAAGGACCGCGCCGGCCATGACATCAACTACTTGGCTCTGTCCGGGCTGGCGAGTTACACCGGCCGAACCGACAGTGGGCCGCTGCCGTTGGGCATGCAGGTGGCAGATGTCGCCGGTGGTTCGCTGCACGGAGTGATTGGCTTACTGGCGGCAGTCATTGCCCGGCAGCAAACCGGGCAGGGCCAGCACCTGGATGTCAGCATGACCGACTGTGCGTTCAGCCTGAATGCGATGGCGGGTGCCGGGTATCTGGCCTGTGGCGTCGAGCCGGGTCCGGAAAACCAGGTGCTCAACGGCGGTAGCTTCTACGATTACTACCGCTCCCGGGATGGGCGCTGGCTGTCGGTGGGCAGCCTGGAACCGGCCTTCATGAAACAGTTGTGTACGGCGTTGGGGCTGGAGGAATTGGCCAGCCTCGGCCTGTCACCGCATCCGGCGCATCAGAAACAGCTTAAAGACGCGCTGAGGGTCGAATTCGAAAAGCATGACTTCGCCGATTTGCGCGCGCTGTTCGCCGAACTGGATGCGTGTGTCGAGCCGGTGTTGAGCCTGGGAGAAGCGCTGTGTCATCCGCAGTTGCAGGCGCGGGAGTTGGTGACCGACGTGCCCCGTGGCGATGGTTCAAGTCAGGCGCAGATGGCGTGCCCGCTGAAGTTTTCGCAAGGTTTGCCTGAGCCTCGGCATATTGGCGTGGCGCTGGGGCAGCATACGGATCAGGTGTTGGGGGAGTTGGGGTTCAGTACGCAGAGGATTGAAGAGTTGCGGCGATCCAAGGTGATTCTCTAG
- a CDS encoding dicarboxylate/amino acid:cation symporter produces the protein MTTRQPLYKSLYFQVIVAIAIGILLGHFYPQTGVALKPLGDGFIKLIKMVIAPIIFCTVVSGIAGMQNMKSVGKTGGYALLYFEIVSSLALLIGLVVVNVVQPGVGMHIDVSTLDTSKIAGFISAGKDQSIIAFVLNVIPNTIVGAFANGDILQVLMFSVIFGFALHRLGAYGKPVLDFIDRFAHVMFNIINMIMKLAPVGAFGAMAFTIGAYGVGSLVQLGQLMICFYITCILFVLLVLGAICRAHGFSVIKLIRYIREELLIVLGTSSSESALPRMLIKMERLGAQKSVVGLVIPTGYSFNLDGTSIYLTMAAVFIAQATDTPMDLTAQITLLLVLLLSSKGAAGVTGSGFIVLAATLSAVGSLPVAGLALILGIDRFMSEARALTNLVGNAVATLVVAKWVKELDEDTLQVELASGGRGISDEREVDDLGVAEGPAPASVK, from the coding sequence ATGACGACTCGTCAGCCACTGTATAAATCCCTGTACTTCCAGGTGATCGTTGCCATCGCTATCGGCATTTTGCTCGGTCACTTCTACCCGCAGACCGGTGTAGCCCTCAAACCGCTGGGTGACGGGTTCATCAAACTGATCAAAATGGTCATCGCGCCGATCATCTTCTGTACCGTCGTCAGTGGTATCGCCGGCATGCAGAACATGAAATCGGTCGGCAAGACCGGCGGCTATGCGCTGCTGTACTTCGAAATCGTGTCCAGCCTTGCCTTGCTGATCGGCCTGGTCGTGGTCAACGTCGTGCAACCGGGTGTCGGCATGCACATCGACGTATCGACCCTGGATACCAGCAAAATCGCTGGCTTCATCTCGGCTGGTAAAGACCAAAGCATCATTGCCTTTGTCCTCAACGTGATCCCGAACACCATCGTCGGCGCGTTCGCCAACGGCGACATCCTGCAAGTGCTGATGTTCTCGGTGATCTTCGGTTTCGCCCTGCATCGCCTGGGTGCCTACGGCAAGCCGGTGCTGGACTTCATCGATCGCTTTGCTCACGTGATGTTCAACATCATCAACATGATCATGAAGCTCGCTCCAGTCGGTGCGTTCGGTGCGATGGCTTTCACCATCGGTGCCTATGGCGTCGGTTCGCTGGTGCAACTGGGCCAGTTGATGATCTGCTTCTACATCACCTGCATCCTGTTCGTGCTCCTGGTACTGGGTGCCATCTGCCGCGCGCACGGTTTCAGCGTCATCAAATTGATTCGCTACATCCGTGAAGAACTGCTGATCGTGCTGGGCACTTCCTCTTCGGAATCCGCTCTGCCACGCATGCTGATCAAAATGGAACGCCTGGGTGCACAGAAATCCGTTGTGGGTCTGGTGATCCCGACTGGTTACTCGTTCAACCTCGACGGTACGTCGATCTACCTGACCATGGCCGCTGTGTTCATCGCTCAGGCGACAGACACCCCAATGGACCTCACTGCCCAGATCACCTTGCTGCTGGTGCTGCTGTTGTCCTCCAAGGGCGCCGCCGGTGTGACCGGTAGTGGCTTCATCGTGTTGGCTGCCACCCTGTCCGCCGTTGGCTCCCTGCCGGTGGCCGGCCTGGCGCTGATCCTCGGTATAGACCGCTTCATGTCCGAAGCCCGTGCCCTGACCAACCTGGTGGGTAACGCTGTTGCGACCCTGGTCGTGGCCAAGTGGGTGAAAGAGCTGGACGAAGACACGCTGCAAGTCGAACTGGCTTCCGGCGGTCGCGGTATCTCCGACGAGCGTGAAGTAGACGACCTGGGCGTGGCCGAAGGCCCAGCCCCGGCCAGCGTCAAGTAA
- a CDS encoding AraC family transcriptional regulator, whose protein sequence is MRERTIASHFARAALGGARRHGYDYSGLLQQLGISPELLDEPRARIAPEQFTQLIQALWLALDDEYLGFGQAPSRPGSFAMMCHAVIHCRSLDKALNRGLLFYSLFPGAPRLTLSREDEWVRLSLDDSQLWDPDHFLSESLLVIWHRFGSWLIGQRIRLEQATFSYPRPEHGAEYDLLFSCPLEFSRPQSSLLFHSRYLTMPLLQDERTLKHFLERSPADLLSRPDDGDSLSSRLRRLLSRDSSRWPDLEAVAAHLHISPQTLRRHLREEGSSFQELKDQLRRDIAIYHLSRADLSLQQIAEQLGFSEPSAFHRAFKKWTGLTPGAYRAQES, encoded by the coding sequence ATGCGCGAACGCACCATCGCCAGTCATTTCGCCCGCGCCGCCCTGGGTGGTGCGCGTCGGCACGGCTACGACTATTCGGGCCTGCTACAGCAACTGGGAATCAGCCCCGAGTTGCTGGACGAGCCCCGGGCACGCATCGCTCCGGAGCAATTCACCCAACTGATCCAGGCGTTATGGCTGGCACTGGACGACGAGTACCTGGGGTTCGGGCAAGCCCCGAGCAGGCCGGGCAGCTTCGCGATGATGTGCCATGCCGTAATTCACTGTCGCAGCCTGGATAAGGCACTCAATCGCGGCTTATTGTTTTACAGCCTATTCCCCGGGGCTCCGCGTTTGACCCTGAGCCGCGAAGATGAATGGGTGCGCCTGAGCCTGGACGACTCGCAACTCTGGGACCCGGATCATTTCCTCAGCGAAAGCCTGCTGGTGATCTGGCACCGTTTCGGCAGTTGGTTGATCGGCCAGCGCATTCGCCTGGAACAGGCCACGTTCAGCTACCCCCGGCCCGAACACGGCGCCGAGTACGACCTGCTGTTTTCCTGTCCGCTTGAGTTTTCCAGGCCCCAGAGCAGCTTGTTGTTTCACAGCCGCTACCTGACCATGCCGCTGTTGCAGGATGAACGCACCCTCAAGCATTTCCTCGAGCGCTCCCCCGCGGACCTGCTCTCGCGCCCGGACGATGGCGACAGTTTGAGCAGCCGCCTGCGGCGCTTGCTCAGTCGCGACAGCTCTCGCTGGCCCGACCTGGAAGCCGTGGCCGCCCACCTGCACATCAGCCCGCAGACCTTGCGCCGGCATTTGCGGGAAGAGGGTTCGAGCTTTCAGGAATTGAAGGACCAGTTGCGCCGGGACATCGCGATTTATCACCTGAGTCGCGCTGACCTGTCGTTGCAACAGATCGCCGAGCAGCTGGGGTTTTCCGAGCCGTCGGCGTTTCACCGGGCGTTCAAGAAGTGGACGGGGCTGACGCCGGGGGCTTATCGGGCGCAGGAGAGCTGA